The Latilactobacillus sakei subsp. sakei DSM 20017 = JCM 1157 genome includes a window with the following:
- a CDS encoding acetyl-CoA C-acetyltransferase produces MKEVVIMSAKRTPIGKFGGQLASLTAVDLGTIAAKAAIQAAGIEADQIDQAIFGNVLQAGSGQNVARQIALNSGLAQTSVAMTVNEVCGSGLKAIRLAQSAIVMGDADVVLVGGTESMSQAPYLNKGMRFGSKFGDQTVVDSISSEGLNDAFTNKPMGITAENVAAKYGITRLMQDTFALESHQKAAKATQAGWFDAEIVPVTVQQRRATFEVSQDEGIRPDTTLETMGKLRPAFQADGTVTAANASGINDGASAMIVMSKEKAEALGLVYQATLVGYQEVGMDPNYMGYTPVPAIQQLLAKQDQTVADIDLFEINEAFAASSVAVQNGLALDTAKVNVAGGAVALGHPIGASGTRIMTTLLHQLKRTNQTTGIASLCIGGGLGIAYEIQLNEAWLND; encoded by the coding sequence ATGAAAGAAGTAGTTATTATGAGTGCCAAACGAACACCAATCGGGAAGTTTGGCGGTCAATTAGCCAGTTTAACCGCAGTCGATTTGGGGACAATCGCGGCTAAAGCAGCGATTCAAGCAGCTGGCATTGAAGCTGACCAAATTGATCAAGCTATTTTTGGCAATGTCTTACAAGCTGGTTCAGGACAAAATGTTGCTCGTCAAATCGCATTAAATAGCGGTTTAGCACAAACGAGCGTTGCGATGACTGTGAATGAAGTTTGTGGTTCTGGTTTGAAGGCCATCCGTCTTGCACAAAGTGCGATTGTGATGGGCGATGCCGATGTCGTTTTAGTTGGTGGGACTGAAAGCATGTCACAAGCACCTTATTTGAATAAAGGGATGCGTTTTGGCAGTAAGTTTGGTGATCAAACCGTTGTCGATAGTATCAGTAGTGAAGGTTTAAATGATGCCTTCACCAATAAACCAATGGGGATTACGGCTGAAAATGTGGCTGCCAAATACGGTATTACACGTTTGATGCAAGATACATTCGCTCTAGAATCACATCAAAAAGCGGCTAAGGCAACACAAGCTGGCTGGTTTGATGCTGAAATTGTCCCCGTGACTGTGCAACAACGACGCGCAACCTTTGAAGTGAGTCAAGACGAAGGGATTCGTCCAGATACAACGCTTGAAACAATGGGCAAATTACGACCAGCCTTCCAAGCAGACGGCACCGTTACAGCGGCCAATGCTTCAGGGATCAATGATGGTGCGTCGGCAATGATCGTGATGTCTAAAGAAAAAGCAGAAGCACTCGGTCTTGTTTATCAAGCAACATTAGTTGGTTATCAAGAAGTCGGCATGGATCCTAATTACATGGGCTACACACCAGTACCTGCCATCCAACAATTATTGGCTAAACAAGATCAAACGGTTGCTGATATTGATTTATTTGAAATCAATGAAGCTTTTGCAGCCTCAAGCGTTGCTGTTCAAAACGGCTTAGCGTTAGACACTGCCAAAGTGAACGTTGCCGGTGGTGCGGTTGCTTTAGGGCATCCAATCGGGGCTTCGGGCACACGAATTATGACGACCTTATTGCACCAATTAAAACGGACCAACCAAACAACTGGGATCGCCTCATTATGTATTGGTGGTGGCTTAGGGATTGCTTATGAAATCCAACTGAACGAGGCGTGGCTAAATGACTAG
- a CDS encoding nucleoside 2-deoxyribosyltransferase codes for MKIYFANALFSQADFDYNTRVVAALRQAMPTLDIYLPQENAAINDKEAYANSEMIAQADTEQLVASDLVIAVLDGPTIDVGVASEIGVAYARNIPIVGLYTDSRQQGATNSQKVAALQTIAENQFHYLNLYTVGLIKLNGTIVNSVDALIETVQKY; via the coding sequence ATGAAAATTTATTTTGCAAATGCACTCTTCTCACAAGCTGATTTTGATTACAATACGCGCGTGGTTGCTGCGTTACGCCAAGCAATGCCAACCTTAGATATCTATTTGCCACAAGAAAACGCAGCGATCAATGATAAAGAAGCCTACGCTAATTCCGAAATGATTGCCCAAGCTGATACCGAACAACTGGTTGCCAGTGACCTAGTGATTGCGGTCTTAGACGGCCCTACAATTGACGTTGGGGTGGCCAGTGAAATTGGTGTCGCATACGCCCGTAACATCCCAATTGTCGGCCTTTACACAGATAGTCGGCAACAAGGCGCCACGAATTCACAAAAGGTAGCCGCTTTGCAAACCATTGCTGAAAACCAATTCCATTACCTCAATCTTTATACGGTGGGCTTAATTAAATTAAATGGCACGATTGTTAACTCAGTCGATGCTTTAATCGAAACCGTTCAAAAATACTAA
- a CDS encoding TIM barrel protein, whose translation MQLGLKAGVNDRQIKDRLQYHPSVFEFHLTEEDVASAGLKRLRDKIQFIRNQGVQHIILHHPMNFEGGHLELSMSEASSPARYRFLWQSTLDLLQLAQAEDVQLLVHGSYDEPVEQLTVGYRNLTEAAEVLFKRMDYLNKIGHDHLFFENSISPLFYYGNPDLDQAILAKGYRLAFDTSHCFIKYHGDNDVLVQSLQTLKPAIAHYHLVDSLGLKHDGLELGTGRIDWRRVVPVLNSAATNIYEVQLADQNDAREMVASHQYLTALAADRQH comes from the coding sequence ATGCAACTAGGGTTAAAGGCGGGTGTGAATGACCGTCAAATTAAGGATCGTTTACAATATCATCCCAGCGTATTTGAATTTCATCTGACGGAAGAAGATGTCGCAAGTGCTGGTTTAAAAAGGCTGCGCGATAAGATTCAATTTATCCGTAACCAAGGGGTGCAGCACATTATCTTACACCATCCGATGAATTTTGAAGGCGGTCATCTTGAGTTATCGATGAGTGAGGCCAGTTCACCAGCGCGCTATCGCTTTTTGTGGCAGTCAACGTTGGACTTATTGCAACTCGCTCAAGCAGAAGATGTTCAATTATTAGTCCACGGTTCATATGATGAACCCGTTGAGCAATTGACAGTTGGTTATCGCAATCTCACTGAAGCGGCTGAGGTACTTTTTAAGCGGATGGACTATCTCAACAAGATTGGTCATGATCATCTATTCTTCGAAAATTCGATTTCGCCACTCTTTTATTACGGTAATCCAGATTTGGACCAAGCCATTTTAGCGAAGGGCTATCGGTTAGCTTTTGATACGAGTCACTGTTTTATTAAGTACCATGGCGATAATGACGTGTTAGTTCAGAGCTTACAGACGCTAAAACCAGCGATTGCCCATTACCATCTGGTGGATTCGTTAGGACTTAAACATGATGGGTTAGAACTCGGGACCGGCCGCATTGATTGGCGCCGGGTTGTGCCGGTTTTAAATTCGGCAGCAACGAACATCTATGAAGTTCAGTTGGCTGATCAAAACGATGCGCGGGAAATGGTTGCGAGTCACCAGTATTTAACCGCTTTGGCGGCTGACCGGCAACATTAA
- a CDS encoding hydroxymethylglutaryl-CoA synthase translates to MQIGIDKLGLFTPNTYLDLVMLANARGVDPDKFTIGIGQDQMAIAPLSQDSVTMGANAALDLLEGESRDNISLLILGTESGIDQSKAGAIYIQRLLGLSNARTFEIKEACYGATAGLMTAYDYVAAHPDQKALVIGSDIARYGLETPGEVTQGAGAVAMLVSAQPRLMVLEPETSIHSEDIQDFWRPNYSKEAFARGKYSTEQYIEFFQKTWADYRAKTGRTIADFKALAFHLPYTKMGLKALRTILDEGSEAQQAQLLERYAESTLYSRQIGNIYTGALYLGFLSLLEHSTNLEAGDRIGLFSYGSGAVSEFFTGILQPGFEKQLAKQKHADLLANRRQLTMVEYETQFQTELPEDGSEYEIDLTMDNAPIILKGVKDHERIYMTR, encoded by the coding sequence ATGCAAATTGGAATTGATAAATTGGGTCTTTTTACCCCAAATACTTATTTAGATCTTGTCATGTTAGCAAACGCGCGTGGTGTTGACCCTGATAAATTTACAATTGGGATTGGCCAAGATCAAATGGCGATTGCACCATTAAGCCAAGATAGTGTCACAATGGGCGCTAACGCCGCTTTGGATTTATTAGAAGGTGAATCACGCGACAATATTTCATTGTTGATTTTAGGAACTGAATCAGGCATTGATCAATCTAAAGCTGGTGCTATCTATATTCAACGCTTATTAGGACTCAGCAATGCACGGACTTTTGAAATTAAGGAAGCTTGTTACGGTGCAACTGCTGGTTTAATGACAGCTTATGATTATGTTGCGGCTCATCCGGATCAAAAGGCATTAGTGATTGGTTCTGATATTGCGCGCTACGGTTTAGAGACACCGGGTGAAGTGACACAAGGTGCCGGCGCCGTTGCAATGTTGGTCAGTGCCCAACCACGTTTGATGGTTCTTGAGCCAGAAACAAGTATCCACAGTGAAGACATTCAAGATTTCTGGCGTCCAAACTATTCTAAAGAGGCCTTTGCACGAGGCAAATATTCAACAGAACAATACATCGAATTCTTCCAAAAAACATGGGCTGATTACCGTGCTAAAACGGGTCGGACAATTGCTGATTTCAAGGCTTTAGCTTTCCACTTACCTTATACTAAGATGGGGCTAAAAGCATTGCGGACGATTTTAGATGAAGGCAGCGAGGCACAACAAGCACAACTCTTAGAACGGTATGCTGAAAGTACCTTGTACAGTCGTCAAATCGGGAATATCTATACGGGTGCACTATATTTAGGCTTCCTCTCATTATTGGAACACTCAACTAATCTAGAAGCTGGCGATCGAATCGGTCTTTTCAGTTACGGCTCAGGTGCTGTTAGCGAATTTTTCACAGGGATTCTACAACCAGGTTTCGAAAAACAATTAGCAAAGCAAAAACATGCTGATCTATTGGCCAACCGTCGCCAACTCACGATGGTTGAATACGAAACACAATTCCAAACGGAACTACCAGAAGACGGTAGTGAATACGAAATTGACCTCACAATGGATAACGCCCCAATTATCCTAAAAGGCGTGAAGGACCACGAAAGAATATATATGACAAGATAG
- a CDS encoding hydroxymethylglutaryl-CoA reductase, degradative, which translates to MTSPKFYQLSKSERLARLVEANQLSEKDAQFLAQSQPLADELADSMIENYIGQYHLPLGIVQDVMVAGKVYQVPMAIEEPSVIAAANNAAKMMRLNGGVTIESGQRVMFGEVVLTDLPQLVDAVKWVDNHFVILQEVAQKAHPSIVKRGGGLQKITTTIVENRFLKLNLEIDTKAAMGANIVNTICEAIAHAVQATLGGTILLSVLTNAAFGSVVKASVTLNPETLATATLTGEAVAQRLIDATQFAQLDVARAATHNKGIMNGIDAVIMATGNDWRAIEAGAHSYAARTGHYQPLTDWSWTSDHQLRGQIAVPLPVGIVGGSIGILPTVQVAQRLLTIETAEELAGVIAAIGLGQNLAALKALVSDGIQKGHMALQAKSLAIAVGATASELTTLLPQLLKAPHLNTETATTLLSQIRAENR; encoded by the coding sequence ATGACTAGTCCAAAGTTTTACCAACTGTCAAAATCAGAACGGTTAGCACGTTTAGTTGAAGCTAACCAACTTTCAGAAAAAGATGCACAATTTTTAGCACAAAGCCAACCTTTAGCAGATGAATTAGCCGATAGTATGATTGAAAACTATATCGGTCAATACCATCTGCCCTTAGGCATTGTGCAGGACGTTATGGTAGCTGGTAAGGTTTATCAAGTACCGATGGCAATCGAAGAACCATCAGTGATTGCCGCGGCTAATAACGCAGCGAAGATGATGCGCCTAAATGGTGGTGTCACAATCGAAAGCGGGCAGCGTGTGATGTTTGGTGAAGTCGTGTTAACTGATTTACCTCAGCTAGTAGATGCTGTAAAATGGGTGGATAACCATTTTGTTATTTTGCAAGAGGTTGCTCAAAAAGCACATCCGTCAATTGTCAAACGAGGTGGTGGTTTGCAGAAAATCACAACAACCATCGTTGAAAATCGTTTTCTGAAATTAAATCTTGAAATTGATACCAAAGCCGCAATGGGCGCTAATATTGTGAATACCATTTGTGAAGCAATTGCTCACGCCGTACAAGCGACTTTAGGTGGGACTATTTTGTTGAGTGTTTTGACTAACGCCGCATTTGGGTCCGTTGTTAAAGCTTCAGTGACACTTAATCCGGAGACTTTAGCAACGGCGACCTTAACGGGTGAGGCAGTGGCACAACGGCTGATTGATGCGACTCAGTTTGCTCAGTTGGATGTAGCTCGGGCTGCGACGCACAATAAGGGGATTATGAACGGGATTGATGCTGTGATTATGGCAACTGGTAATGACTGGCGGGCGATTGAAGCCGGTGCGCATAGTTATGCCGCACGCACCGGCCACTATCAACCCTTAACGGATTGGTCGTGGACTAGTGACCATCAACTGCGCGGTCAAATTGCCGTCCCATTACCAGTCGGCATTGTCGGTGGTTCAATCGGTATTTTACCGACAGTTCAAGTTGCCCAGCGTTTACTGACCATCGAAACGGCCGAAGAATTAGCTGGTGTGATTGCGGCCATCGGGTTAGGTCAGAATTTAGCGGCCTTGAAAGCCCTCGTTTCAGACGGGATTCAAAAAGGGCACATGGCACTCCAAGCTAAATCACTCGCAATTGCAGTCGGCGCGACAGCTAGCGAGTTAACCACGTTATTACCACAATTATTAAAAGCACCGCACTTAAATACTGAAACAGCGACGACTTTATTAAGTCAAATCCGTGCTGAAAACAGATAG
- the mutY gene encoding A/G-specific adenine glycosylase yields MTLSERDAFQTAFMAWYDEHRRDLPWRQNQEPYRVWLSEIMLQQTQVQTVIPYYERFLATFPTVEDLAAAPEELLLKTWEGLGYYSRARNLQKAAKQVVDDYQGKWPQTSAELEKLAGIGPYTAGAIASICFGEVVPAIDGNAFRVFSRLLKIDADIANPKNRSIFYDAILPLIPKDRPGDFNQAVMDFGSQVCTAKNPTVGDTELAPFFRSYQDGTLLDYPVKTKKAKPKPVALFAVVIESEKGFLFQKRPSTGLLANLTTYPLVMAEDLQDDESELLTPEEQMTRIEAYFKEAYGLTLAHLKPVPVKPVTHVFTHLKWTITLLSATIAKDSDLAFFPGEWYSKAALAEIAMPTVQKKMAQRFDSL; encoded by the coding sequence ATGACACTGAGTGAACGTGATGCGTTTCAGACTGCTTTTATGGCATGGTACGACGAACATCGTCGCGATTTACCTTGGCGTCAAAATCAAGAACCTTACCGGGTCTGGTTGTCTGAAATTATGCTCCAACAAACGCAAGTCCAAACGGTGATTCCGTATTACGAACGCTTTTTAGCGACTTTTCCAACCGTTGAAGACCTAGCAGCTGCCCCAGAAGAGTTGCTCTTGAAAACTTGGGAAGGGCTAGGCTATTATTCACGGGCGCGTAATTTACAAAAAGCGGCTAAGCAAGTAGTTGATGACTATCAGGGCAAATGGCCGCAAACATCTGCTGAGTTAGAAAAATTAGCCGGTATCGGCCCGTATACAGCAGGCGCCATCGCCAGTATCTGTTTTGGCGAAGTGGTTCCCGCAATCGACGGGAATGCTTTTCGGGTCTTCAGTCGGTTATTAAAAATTGACGCTGATATTGCGAATCCGAAGAATCGTAGTATTTTTTACGACGCCATTTTACCGTTAATTCCCAAAGACCGACCTGGCGATTTCAACCAGGCTGTCATGGATTTTGGTTCGCAAGTTTGTACAGCCAAAAATCCAACGGTTGGGGACACCGAATTAGCACCATTTTTCAGAAGTTATCAAGATGGCACGTTGTTGGATTATCCGGTTAAAACGAAGAAGGCTAAACCAAAACCGGTTGCGCTTTTTGCGGTTGTGATTGAATCTGAAAAGGGCTTTTTATTCCAAAAGCGACCTAGCACAGGTTTGCTGGCTAATTTAACGACCTATCCGTTGGTGATGGCAGAAGATTTACAGGATGATGAGTCTGAGTTATTAACGCCAGAAGAGCAAATGACTCGAATTGAAGCCTACTTCAAAGAGGCGTATGGTTTAACATTAGCGCATTTAAAACCGGTGCCTGTCAAACCGGTGACGCACGTTTTTACCCATTTGAAGTGGACGATTACGTTGTTATCGGCGACGATTGCAAAAGACAGCGACTTGGCCTTTTTCCCAGGTGAATGGTATTCAAAAGCAGCTCTAGCAGAAATTGCAATGCCAACGGTTCAAAAGAAAATGGCGCAACGATTTGACTCACTTTAG
- a CDS encoding DUF1659 domain-containing protein: MQTSWLTSTIAFELQNEAYQDDHLMRRLSAVKENVQADEIQAVGEALASLHDDDQFIMAELTTKSVYNAK; encoded by the coding sequence ATGCAAACATCATGGTTAACATCAACAATTGCGTTCGAATTACAAAACGAGGCTTATCAAGACGATCATCTCATGCGGCGTTTAAGCGCCGTAAAAGAAAACGTACAAGCTGACGAAATCCAAGCAGTCGGCGAAGCCCTTGCTAGCCTACATGATGACGATCAATTCATCATGGCAGAACTCACAACCAAATCTGTGTATAACGCTAAGTAA
- the recX gene encoding recombination regulator RecX yields the protein MPQITKITSQKQKGRYNIFIDEQFAFGVTESVLIKFRLAKGLEIDSSLQRDIQKEDDNAKAYQLALNYLSHQLRTEKELTQHLRDHEITPEGIETSLTKLRELHYLDDQDYADSYVRTVINTSDKGPKVVRQKLIQKGVSANHIDQALTLYTDEEQVTVGLATAQKLAKKYRHSSFFEQQQKIKQGLMQKGFGGDNLSRIIDELALEEDSDSEADALAALGEKKWRRYRLLEPRERRMKMQQALYRKGFNIDAINRFIDDQEVSDDTE from the coding sequence ATGCCACAGATTACTAAAATTACCTCACAAAAACAAAAAGGGCGCTATAACATTTTTATCGACGAGCAGTTTGCCTTTGGGGTGACTGAAAGTGTCTTAATCAAGTTTCGGCTTGCAAAAGGGCTCGAAATCGATAGTAGCTTACAACGCGACATTCAAAAAGAAGACGACAATGCCAAGGCCTATCAACTGGCCTTGAATTATTTAAGTCACCAATTACGAACGGAAAAAGAATTAACACAACACTTGCGTGATCATGAAATTACGCCAGAAGGCATTGAAACCAGTTTGACAAAATTACGCGAACTACATTATTTGGATGATCAGGATTACGCGGACAGTTATGTTAGAACGGTGATTAATACTTCAGATAAGGGGCCTAAAGTGGTTCGACAAAAATTGATTCAAAAAGGGGTTAGTGCTAATCATATCGATCAAGCGTTGACGCTATATACAGACGAAGAACAAGTGACAGTCGGCTTAGCAACTGCCCAAAAGCTAGCGAAGAAGTACCGCCACAGTTCGTTCTTCGAACAACAACAAAAGATTAAACAGGGCTTGATGCAAAAGGGCTTTGGTGGTGATAATTTAAGTCGGATTATTGACGAATTAGCGCTTGAAGAAGACAGTGATAGTGAAGCAGATGCATTGGCAGCCCTTGGCGAGAAAAAATGGCGCCGTTATCGCCTATTAGAACCGCGCGAGCGGCGGATGAAGATGCAACAAGCACTTTACCGGAAAGGATTTAATATTGATGCAATCAACCGTTTCATCGACGACCAAGAAGTATCAGATGACACTGAGTGA
- a CDS encoding DUF805 domain-containing protein, with protein sequence MREIQEVPGKVTIKTAFRDYFKGYFDFMGRSTRAGYWWVMGIIILILYIPLFILLGQLLITKGHVAGINPWIYLGIFAIIAVGIFIPTLALSIRRYRDAGLNGRGAVTLWVLNGLASSYSQQSRGWAFISAVIGLALLITALLKTNQLETDSDNPLVTFFLRAKVKEN encoded by the coding sequence ATGCGTGAAATTCAAGAAGTACCTGGTAAAGTGACAATTAAGACAGCATTTCGGGATTACTTTAAAGGTTATTTTGACTTTATGGGCCGAAGTACGCGGGCAGGTTATTGGTGGGTAATGGGAATAATAATATTAATACTTTATATACCACTATTTATATTATTAGGACAGTTATTAATCACTAAAGGTCATGTAGCTGGTATTAATCCTTGGATTTATTTGGGCATCTTTGCAATTATCGCTGTAGGAATATTTATTCCAACACTTGCACTTAGTATTCGTCGTTATCGGGATGCTGGTTTAAACGGTCGGGGCGCCGTTACCTTATGGGTTTTAAATGGACTTGCATCCAGCTATAGTCAGCAATCTCGCGGTTGGGCCTTTATTTCGGCTGTCATCGGCTTAGCGTTATTAATTACGGCATTATTAAAAACAAATCAGTTAGAAACAGACAGTGATAATCCGCTTGTGACGTTCTTTTTGAGAGCTAAAGTGAAAGAAAACTAA
- the rlmD gene encoding 23S rRNA (uracil(1939)-C(5))-methyltransferase RlmD has protein sequence MPEQTTTNEVEVGQRFPLTIKRIGINGEGIGYYKRKIVFIPGALPEEVVIAEVTTVAPRFIEAKVHKIRQESPQRVTPRDATYGQVGGIELEHLSYPGQLAFKKDMMIQALEKFKPHGYNGYQVTETVGMENPWHYRNKAQFQVRQLGDHLGAGLYAPSSHTLIDLPEFATQTDLTMRIIRTVLKLVEDLGIPVFDEEKNAGILKTIVVRESFSTGEAQLTFITNSPKLPKKYALITAIQAELPEVVSIMQNVNKGKNVLVWGDQTMHLAGQETIMENLNGVQFELTARAFFQLNPVQTAKMYNLVKEALDLTPEDRLVDAYCGVGTIGLSLANQVAEVRGMDTIADSIEAAKHNAEINGIDNVDYAVGAAEDLLPEWLDNGFVPTALVVDPPRTGLDPKLIDAILDSRPLKFVYVSCNPSTLARDLKTLVHTYQVEKIQPLDMFPQTARVEAIVTMRLKRNL, from the coding sequence ATGCCAGAACAAACAACTACTAATGAAGTCGAAGTCGGCCAACGTTTCCCACTGACCATCAAGCGAATCGGGATTAACGGTGAAGGGATTGGTTATTACAAACGCAAGATTGTTTTCATCCCCGGTGCACTTCCTGAAGAAGTCGTGATTGCCGAAGTCACAACTGTTGCCCCCCGCTTCATCGAAGCTAAGGTCCACAAGATTCGTCAAGAATCACCACAACGGGTCACACCTAGAGATGCCACTTACGGTCAAGTTGGTGGGATTGAATTGGAACATCTCAGTTATCCTGGCCAACTCGCCTTTAAAAAGGATATGATGATCCAAGCCTTAGAAAAATTCAAACCACACGGCTACAATGGCTATCAAGTCACTGAAACGGTGGGCATGGAAAATCCATGGCACTACCGGAATAAAGCACAATTCCAAGTGCGTCAATTAGGTGACCATTTAGGCGCTGGGTTATACGCTCCAAGCAGTCATACTTTGATTGACCTTCCAGAATTCGCAACCCAAACTGATTTAACGATGCGGATTATCCGCACTGTTTTAAAATTAGTCGAAGACCTCGGCATTCCCGTCTTTGATGAAGAAAAGAACGCCGGCATCTTAAAAACAATCGTCGTACGTGAATCTTTCTCAACCGGTGAAGCACAACTCACCTTCATCACCAATTCACCCAAACTACCAAAGAAATATGCGCTAATTACCGCCATTCAAGCTGAATTACCCGAAGTGGTCTCAATTATGCAAAACGTCAACAAAGGGAAAAACGTCTTGGTATGGGGCGACCAAACAATGCACCTTGCCGGTCAAGAAACGATTATGGAAAACCTCAACGGCGTTCAGTTTGAATTAACTGCCCGCGCCTTTTTCCAACTCAATCCAGTTCAAACCGCTAAGATGTATAACTTGGTTAAAGAAGCACTCGATTTAACCCCTGAAGATCGCTTAGTCGATGCTTACTGTGGTGTCGGCACTATCGGATTAAGTCTTGCCAATCAAGTCGCTGAAGTGCGTGGTATGGATACAATTGCCGACTCAATCGAAGCCGCTAAACATAACGCAGAGATCAACGGGATCGACAATGTGGATTATGCCGTTGGTGCAGCTGAAGACCTCTTACCAGAATGGTTAGATAACGGCTTTGTCCCAACAGCCCTTGTTGTTGATCCACCACGGACTGGTCTTGATCCAAAATTAATCGATGCAATTCTCGACAGCCGGCCCCTTAAATTCGTTTACGTTTCATGTAACCCTTCAACGCTCGCGCGGGATCTTAAGACATTGGTTCATACCTACCAAGTTGAAAAAATCCAACCGTTAGACATGTTCCCACAAACGGCCAGAGTAGAAGCAATCGTCACAATGAGATTAAAAAGAAATCTATAA
- a CDS encoding DUF2922 domain-containing protein, translating to MKELNLEFKTSVNKSKTLRLRQVNESLTPEVVKAAMTKIANANLFEKDDVQLYKTPVAAKYVERIETPIFSDK from the coding sequence ATGAAAGAACTTAATTTAGAATTTAAAACGAGTGTTAATAAGAGCAAAACATTACGCCTACGCCAAGTCAACGAATCCTTAACCCCCGAAGTAGTTAAAGCAGCGATGACCAAAATCGCTAACGCCAATCTCTTCGAAAAAGATGACGTTCAACTCTACAAAACACCAGTCGCAGCCAAGTACGTTGAACGAATTGAAACACCAATTTTTTCGGATAAATAA